The Acidovorax sp. RAC01 genomic sequence CTTGGCGATGGCCACCAAGGTTGGTGCGAACCATGTGCCCCGACTTGCAGCAGCTGTGCATGCTGGACCTGGACACAATCTTCTGGAGCGTGTGTATAAATTCGTCGGCAATGAGCAAATTAGCGTCTTCCAGTCCGCGCCGGAGCCCGTAGGCGCGGAGAACCGGGACCGTGACTACAGCCCGCTATGGCGGGTGGTGTGGGTACGCTGGAAGGATCCGGCTTTCGGGCGCGAACTCAGGTCCGAGGAAGATGTGCTTGCATCTGAACAAAGGAACGAAGTCGTACTGGAGCTGACGGATATCGTGGTCAACTGCCCCGTCACTCGGCGAGCCGGTGGCCAAGCCCTGAAAGGCGTGCGCTAACGGTTGGGAGCCGGTAGCCCCAAAACGTCATTGCTCGTCCTGGAACAGTTGTCCTCGGCCTGCTCTTGCGCCACTTGCCTCCTCTGTCTTGCCTCTAGCCTCAAGCGATCACCGTTTGTGCGCTTTAGGTCTCGCTGCCCTCTGCTACACAGCGTCGAGGCGTTGGGCCTTCCGTAAGCCTGCAACTCAGCGGCTGGTCGCAAGCGCCGAGCCTTTACAGGACCCATCCTGCAAAGGCTCACGCCGAAAGCATAGGTGCGTGAGCGCGCTGCTCAATCCCCCATCACCACCCCTTCACGCCGTGGGTCGGCCCCACCCATCCACAGCTTCTTGCCATGCGCATTGCCGCGGGTGATGGCCTGCAGGCCGCTGGTCATGGCCTGTTCGCGCACCTCGGCGCCGCGGGCGCGCAGGGCTTCCACGGTGGCGGGCGGGAAGCGTTTTTCTTCCAGCAGTGTGGGGCCGTTCATGGAGCCGAAGTTGGGCAGGTTGATGGCCTGCTGGGGCATCAGGCCCCAGTTGAAGACGCCGTACAGCGTCTTGGCGGTGTAGTGGATGATGGCCGCGCCGCCGGGGCTGCCGCCGCTCATCAGCAGCTCGCCGGTGGTCTTGTCGAACACCAACGTGGGCGCCATGGATGAGCGCGGGCGCTTGCCGGGCTGCACGCGGTTGGCAATGGGCTGGCCTTGCGCGTCGGTGGGGGCAAAGCTGAAGTCGGTGAGCTCGTTGTTCAGCAGGAAGCCCTTGACCATTTGCCGCGCGCCAAAGGCATCCTCGATGGTGGTGGTCATGGCCACGGCGTTGCCGTAGGCATCAACGATGCTGATGTGGCTGGTGCCGTATTCAGGCTGGTCGGGCATGGGGGCGTAGCTGATCTTCACCGCGCCGGGGTTGCCTGGCTGGGCCACCTTCAGGCTCTGCGCGCCGATGAGCTTGGCGCGCTCTGCGAGGTACGCGGGGGCGAGCAGGCTGGTCCAGCTACCGCCCGGAGGCTGTACAAAATCAGGGTCGGCCACATACTTGGCGCGGTCGGCAAAGGCCAGGCGCGCGGCCTCGGTGTACAGGTGCAGCCAGTCGGCGCTGGGCAAACCATCTTGCAGTGGCTTGGCGGCGGCGTCGGTGTTCTTCAGGATGCCCAGGATTTGCCCGATGGCAATGGCGCCCGAGCTGGGCGGCGGAAAGCCGCACACGCGGAAGTCCTTGGTC encodes the following:
- a CDS encoding DUF7482 domain-containing protein; this translates as MSTTFRELRLTLQHMWSRLGVRTTADTRRFGLLVLAIPLLTACASPLFDVGQSETVLPVSRAWVDGRIVEYITTDVSDLAMATKVGANHVPRLAAAVHAGPGHNLLERVYKFVGNEQISVFQSAPEPVGAENRDRDYSPLWRVVWVRWKDPAFGRELRSEEDVLASEQRNEVVLELTDIVVNCPVTRRAGGQALKGVR
- a CDS encoding gamma-glutamyltransferase family protein codes for the protein MPTYNAHLPITPLRLTAPVVLAIAAVLAGCASAPATAPFAYSVPAQPEGSSGYTEKPGWATEKFAVAAANPLATDAGYQILKAGGSAVDAAIAVQMVLTLVEPQSSGIGGGAFLLHSSGKAVQAYDGRETAPAAADEKLFLGADGKPIPLIDGVVGGRSVGVPGIVRMLELAHKEHGKLPWATLFQPAITLAEGGFKVSARLHTLVKADAHLKKDPVAAAYFYKPDGDARDVGFNLRNAELAAVLRRIATEGSKALHEGEIAQAIVDKVQKHPTNPGKLSMADLASYQPKKREALCHDYQVQTKDFRVCGFPPPSSGAIAIGQILGILKNTDAAAKPLQDGLPSADWLHLYTEAARLAFADRAKYVADPDFVQPPGGSWTSLLAPAYLAERAKLIGAQSLKVAQPGNPGAVKISYAPMPDQPEYGTSHISIVDAYGNAVAMTTTIEDAFGARQMVKGFLLNNELTDFSFAPTDAQGQPIANRVQPGKRPRSSMAPTLVFDKTTGELLMSGGSPGGAAIIHYTAKTLYGVFNWGLMPQQAINLPNFGSMNGPTLLEEKRFPPATVEALRARGAEVREQAMTSGLQAITRGNAHGKKLWMGGADPRREGVVMGD